A DNA window from Cryptosporangium phraense contains the following coding sequences:
- a CDS encoding BTAD domain-containing putative transcriptional regulator has protein sequence MGALLTLIGSVVAVPWFLIAAIGWPLPRQIPSPGDISDWLTSPMDDQAIFRIIACVIWALWLIWVSSLIVAGYDLARNAGSARPAPTGIQALAAALLTAVTLNVLGAASYAQPPPTPQVVATTMQLPGLAEPVAHTEQPLSSERSLDEPEALAVLLERDVDPSAGRRGEGTSIRRLTVQKYDNLWDLADTYLGSGDRWKEIYVANHGLVQADGQALTDPRILQPGWVLILPAEPPTSEAPPPSANPPASPAPDHESPRPEPSASSPASRRPTLPPPAAGHAPTRPVPAESTVSPSAQAGSGSPTHRPTAAPAHSAGVELPGGWVTAALAAALTLIGGLVWRQRRRRYRVEPLPGPDPAASDLRPLPAQIGILRAGVQAIDGELLQPRDPGPTVTEAARTVDVTLPPPGPDGAGLAGLPEPITPSGLGLTGDGASAAIRALLVATLTAGGPDDPDAAGTVLIAAGTLAELLGAAAVDLPNQPRLQITTDLPAALTALEDLLIARRRELDEQGMDDLGGPDAIDPYRPPMPLVLLIAEAPAPAQHARVSAALQLGAPLRFAGVFLGDWPSGDTLEVYADGATGQGPADPDNIQRDRLSVLDVATTLTFLDVVREAHTGAAASASASETVIPAAALIPASEDLPPAEPDEGVRTPSTPTRPFIRTLGGRPAILGADREPVIGVRAASLELLGLLVAHRKGLDLPDIMEIFYPDATVRRASERLSTNVSQLRQRIRTAAGQPDNRKLNPVLNTGSHYQLDPAIVSVDWWDMQDAMAEARAAEGPARQEALERAIATWTGPLLDGCDYHWAETHREYSRRQAITAHTELAALPAAADPDRAAALLEAAGNIDPLNEEVARLAISAHAQRGNLKAARERFRQLSAALQDIDAEPDAATIGLIDEFDHLP, from the coding sequence GTGGGCGCCCTGCTGACGCTGATCGGCTCGGTCGTCGCAGTGCCCTGGTTTCTAATCGCCGCCATCGGGTGGCCACTTCCTCGCCAGATTCCCTCGCCGGGCGACATCAGCGACTGGCTGACCTCGCCCATGGACGACCAGGCGATCTTCCGCATCATCGCCTGCGTCATCTGGGCCCTCTGGCTCATCTGGGTCAGCTCGCTCATCGTCGCCGGCTACGACCTCGCCCGGAACGCCGGATCGGCCCGGCCCGCTCCGACTGGCATCCAGGCACTCGCCGCGGCACTGCTGACCGCCGTTACTCTGAACGTCCTGGGGGCAGCCTCCTACGCCCAGCCGCCACCGACGCCTCAGGTCGTGGCCACCACGATGCAGCTACCAGGCCTGGCTGAGCCCGTGGCCCATACCGAACAGCCCTTATCGAGTGAACGGTCCCTCGACGAGCCGGAAGCCTTGGCCGTCCTCCTCGAACGCGACGTCGACCCCTCCGCCGGCCGTCGCGGGGAAGGCACGTCGATCCGGCGTCTGACCGTCCAGAAGTACGACAACCTTTGGGACCTCGCCGACACCTACCTCGGATCCGGGGACCGGTGGAAGGAGATCTACGTCGCCAACCATGGCCTCGTCCAGGCTGATGGACAGGCACTTACCGACCCACGCATCCTGCAGCCCGGCTGGGTCCTCATCCTCCCTGCCGAGCCCCCGACCAGCGAGGCGCCACCTCCCTCCGCGAATCCGCCGGCCTCACCAGCACCGGATCACGAATCGCCCAGGCCCGAGCCGTCGGCATCGTCGCCGGCGAGCCGTCGCCCGACGCTTCCACCTCCGGCCGCGGGACACGCCCCCACCAGGCCCGTGCCGGCCGAATCGACGGTGTCGCCCTCCGCTCAGGCAGGCTCCGGATCGCCCACCCACCGGCCCACGGCCGCGCCGGCCCACTCGGCCGGCGTTGAGCTCCCCGGTGGGTGGGTCACCGCAGCACTCGCAGCCGCGCTCACGCTGATCGGCGGACTGGTCTGGCGCCAACGACGACGGCGCTACCGCGTCGAACCACTCCCCGGCCCCGACCCCGCCGCCTCCGACCTGCGCCCCCTGCCTGCACAGATCGGCATCCTGCGTGCCGGCGTCCAGGCCATCGATGGAGAGCTGCTGCAGCCCCGCGATCCAGGTCCCACCGTTACCGAAGCCGCCCGAACCGTCGACGTGACACTACCGCCGCCTGGTCCGGACGGCGCGGGGCTGGCTGGCCTGCCCGAGCCCATCACCCCCAGCGGGCTCGGCCTCACCGGCGACGGCGCATCCGCCGCTATCCGCGCGCTCCTCGTCGCCACCCTCACCGCTGGCGGTCCCGACGACCCCGACGCGGCCGGCACCGTGCTCATCGCGGCCGGGACACTCGCAGAACTCCTCGGCGCCGCTGCCGTCGATCTGCCTAACCAGCCGCGGCTCCAGATCACTACCGACCTCCCCGCCGCGCTCACCGCCCTGGAGGATCTACTGATCGCACGGCGCCGGGAACTCGACGAACAGGGCATGGACGACCTCGGCGGCCCCGATGCCATCGACCCCTACCGGCCGCCGATGCCCCTCGTGCTCCTCATCGCCGAAGCACCAGCTCCCGCCCAGCACGCACGCGTCAGCGCCGCGCTCCAACTCGGTGCTCCCCTTCGCTTCGCCGGCGTGTTCCTCGGAGATTGGCCATCCGGCGACACTCTGGAGGTCTACGCAGACGGCGCCACCGGTCAAGGCCCAGCCGACCCGGACAACATTCAACGAGACCGGCTATCGGTCCTCGACGTCGCGACCACACTGACGTTCTTGGACGTCGTCCGAGAAGCACACACCGGCGCGGCAGCGTCCGCGTCCGCGTCCGAAACCGTGATCCCCGCAGCTGCCCTGATACCGGCATCGGAGGACCTACCGCCGGCGGAACCCGACGAAGGCGTTCGTACGCCATCCACGCCGACTCGGCCCTTCATTCGCACACTTGGCGGACGACCCGCCATCTTGGGAGCCGACCGCGAACCCGTTATAGGCGTTCGCGCCGCGTCCCTCGAGCTGCTGGGCCTCCTGGTCGCCCACCGCAAGGGACTCGATTTGCCCGACATCATGGAGATCTTCTATCCCGACGCCACCGTGCGCCGAGCCTCCGAACGGCTCTCCACCAACGTCTCCCAACTGCGCCAACGCATTCGCACCGCGGCCGGACAACCCGACAACCGCAAACTCAACCCCGTTCTCAACACCGGTAGCCACTACCAACTCGACCCCGCCATCGTGAGCGTCGACTGGTGGGACATGCAGGACGCCATGGCCGAAGCCCGAGCCGCCGAAGGACCCGCGCGGCAGGAGGCCCTCGAACGGGCAATCGCCACCTGGACCGGCCCCCTCCTCGACGGCTGCGATTACCACTGGGCCGAAACTCACCGGGAGTACTCCCGGCGCCAGGCCATCACCGCCCACACCGAACTCGCCGCGCTGCCCGCCGCAGCCGACCCGGACCGCGCTGCCGCCCTGCTCGAGGCGGCCGGCAACATCGACCCGCTCAACGAGGAAGTCGCTCGCCTCGCCATCAGCGCCCACGCACAACGAGGCAACCTCAAAGCCGCTCGCGAGCGCTTTCGGCAACTGAGCGCTGCGCTCCAAGACATCGACGCAGAACCGGACGCGGCGACCATCGGCCTGATTGATGAGTTCGATCACCTCCCCTGA